The DNA window GAAGAATACCGGGACCACATAAAGGAGTTCGTGGTCGAGCACAGCTTCGCCAAGCACAGCCACTACCACGGTAAGCCCTTCATGGTGGGGGCAATATCACGCCTCGTCAACAACTCGAAGCTCCTCTACGGAAGGGCAAAGGAGCTCTACGAGGGCCACAAAGACCTCCTGAGGCCAACAAATCCCTTCGCCAACAACCTCGCGCAGGCGCTTGAGCTCGTCTACTTCACGGAGAGGGCGATAGACCTGATTGACGAGGCCCTCGCGAAGTGGCCGATAAGGCCGAGGGATGAAGTAGAAATCCGGGACGGCTTTGGAGTTTCAACGACCGAGGCACCTCGTGGAGTGCTCGTTTACGCCCTCAGGATCGAGAACGGAAGAGTTAGTTATGCCGATATAATCACTCCTACAGCGTTCAACCTCGCCATGATGGAGGAGCACGTTAGGATGATGGCGGAGAAGCACTACAACGACGACCCTGAAATGCTCAAGCTCCTCGCTGAGATGGTCGTAAGGGCCTACGATCCCTGCATCTCCTGTTCAGTGCACGTAGCGAGGCTCTAGCCTCTCAACTTTTTTAAGGTTTCAAGCTTATTTTCCAGTGGTGAGGGCATGGCCGAGGAGCTTGTTGATGTGGTGATTCACGTTAAGGTCCCAAAGAAGTACGCCGAGGAGTTCAGGAAAGACGTCGAGGCTAGGGCGTGGTATCTGGCTCACAAGAAGGAGCTCTTTGAGAACCTGAAAAAGCTCAAGGGCATCATGAAGACTGACAAGTCCTGGAAGGAGCTGAAGAGGGAGCTCTATGAGGGACTTATTGATTGACAGCTCCGTCCTGATTGAGTACTTCAAGGGAAATGAGCTGGCTGTGAGTCTTATTGAACAGTTTGAAGAGAGTGATGATGTCCTCTATATCAACGAGGTTGTATTCAGTGAGGTCGTTTACATTCTTTTGGGATACTTTCTGGGGACATCGCCTCGGACGATAAAGGGACACCCAGAGAGACTTCCCAAAGAGCTGTCAACTGTTTTCAAGGTACTGGAAGACTTCGGTTTTGTGCCAACGACGCAGAATTCGCTCTTTAAGGCCCGCGAACTGATAGAAAAGTACGCGCTCCTTCCCAACGACGCCCTGATTCTTGCCACCTGCATCGAGCACGGCTTTTCCTTAGCTACTATGGACGACGACTTCAAAGTTCCGGCTGAGAAGGAAAAGGTTGAAATCGTAGGTGTCTAAACCATGAGAACACTGATCCTCGCCCTTGGCAACGAGCTGATGAAAGACGACGGAGCCGGGCTGAAAACCGGCAGGATTCTCGCGGAGAAGGGCTACAACGTCCTCGAAGTTGGGACGGACATCTTCCGCCTCGCCAGCCACTACAGCGGGGAGGATAGGATAATAATCGTGGACGCCATCCTGAGCGATAGGCTGAAGCCAGGCGAGGTTGTCTACTTCAAGGGGGAGGAGGTCTTTGAGAAGCTGAAGGCCGAAATCAGGAGCGCCCACTTCATGGGGGCGATAGACGGTTTGAAGCTCCTCATGGCGCTCGACGAGAAGCTGAAAAGGGCGGAGATTCACTTTATCGGGATTGTCGCGAAGGAGATAGACCTGGGCATGGAGCTGAGCGACGAGGTAAAAGCTGGGGTCCAAAAAGCGGTTGAGCTCGCAGAAAAACTGGCGAAGTGACCCAAAGCTTTATATACTCCGCGACTAAC is part of the Thermococcus stetteri genome and encodes:
- a CDS encoding type II toxin-antitoxin system VapC family toxin, which codes for MRDLLIDSSVLIEYFKGNELAVSLIEQFEESDDVLYINEVVFSEVVYILLGYFLGTSPRTIKGHPERLPKELSTVFKVLEDFGFVPTTQNSLFKARELIEKYALLPNDALILATCIEHGFSLATMDDDFKVPAEKEKVEIVGV
- a CDS encoding hydrogenase maturation protease is translated as MRTLILALGNELMKDDGAGLKTGRILAEKGYNVLEVGTDIFRLASHYSGEDRIIIVDAILSDRLKPGEVVYFKGEEVFEKLKAEIRSAHFMGAIDGLKLLMALDEKLKRAEIHFIGIVAKEIDLGMELSDEVKAGVQKAVELAEKLAK